From the genome of Flavobacterium luteolum, one region includes:
- a CDS encoding ribonuclease E/G has product MNKELIIRSSSDAVDFALLKDGKLIELHKEEEKSNFQVGDIFIAKIRKPVAGLNAAFVNVGFEKDAFLHYHDLGPNLASQLKFIKLVSAGKLKDFSLKTFQFEKEIDKDGIITDILSANQSVLVQVVKEPISTKGPRISAELSLAGRFIVLVPFSDRVSISQKIEDKKEKDRLKKLVLSIKPKGFGVIVRTVAEGKNVAELEKDLQNLLGRWSAMCKKLPTAHHPSKVLGELNRASSILRDVFNDTFSGIQIDDEELYHQTKEYLQEIAPSKQSIVKFYQSNDTPIFEKYNIERQIKTSFGRTVSMSKGAYLIIEHTEALHVIDVNSGNRSNKATNQEDTAMEVNMIAAAEIARQLRLRDMGGIIVVDFIDMSNPENRKVLFDFLREEMSDDKAKHKILPPSKFGLVQITRQRVRPEVNIKTREEDPNKHNGEIEAPILIIDKITADLERLLKTHNKVVLNTHPFVAAYLSKGFPSLRSKWFFEHKKWVKIIPRDAYTYLEYHFYDKKGNVISE; this is encoded by the coding sequence GTGAATAAAGAATTAATCATTAGATCTAGTTCTGATGCAGTAGATTTTGCCTTATTAAAAGATGGAAAACTAATTGAATTACACAAAGAAGAAGAAAAAAGCAACTTTCAGGTTGGTGATATTTTTATTGCCAAAATCAGAAAACCAGTTGCTGGACTTAATGCTGCTTTTGTAAATGTAGGTTTCGAAAAAGATGCCTTTTTACATTATCATGATTTGGGTCCAAATCTAGCTTCTCAACTGAAATTCATAAAACTTGTAAGCGCAGGTAAATTAAAAGATTTCTCCCTAAAAACCTTTCAGTTTGAAAAAGAGATTGACAAAGATGGCATCATTACTGATATTTTAAGTGCCAATCAATCTGTCTTAGTTCAAGTAGTTAAAGAGCCGATATCGACCAAAGGTCCAAGGATAAGTGCTGAGCTTTCTCTTGCCGGAAGATTTATCGTTCTAGTTCCTTTTTCTGATCGTGTTTCTATTTCTCAAAAAATAGAAGACAAAAAAGAAAAGGATCGTCTAAAAAAACTTGTTCTATCGATCAAACCTAAAGGATTTGGTGTTATTGTTCGCACAGTAGCCGAAGGCAAAAACGTAGCCGAATTAGAAAAAGATTTGCAGAACCTGCTAGGCAGATGGTCTGCAATGTGTAAAAAATTACCAACTGCTCATCATCCATCAAAAGTATTAGGAGAGCTTAACAGAGCTTCTTCGATATTAAGAGATGTATTCAATGATACCTTCAGCGGTATTCAAATAGATGATGAAGAGTTGTACCATCAAACGAAGGAATATCTGCAAGAAATTGCACCTTCAAAACAATCGATTGTTAAGTTTTATCAATCAAATGACACTCCAATTTTCGAGAAATACAATATAGAGAGACAAATCAAAACTTCTTTTGGGCGAACTGTTTCCATGAGTAAAGGTGCTTATCTTATTATAGAACACACTGAAGCTCTTCACGTTATAGACGTAAATAGCGGAAACCGTTCCAACAAAGCAACCAACCAAGAAGACACAGCCATGGAAGTTAATATGATTGCCGCTGCAGAAATCGCAAGACAACTTCGTCTTCGTGATATGGGTGGTATAATCGTAGTTGATTTTATCGATATGTCTAATCCTGAAAATAGGAAAGTTTTGTTCGACTTCTTGCGAGAAGAAATGAGCGACGATAAAGCAAAACATAAAATATTACCGCCGAGTAAATTTGGTTTGGTCCAGATTACAAGACAGCGCGTAAGACCAGAAGTGAATATCAAAACCAGAGAGGAAGATCCTAACAAACATAATGGTGAAATTGAAGCTCCAATTTTAATCATTGATAAGATCACCGCTGATTTAGAAAGACTTTTAAAAACCCACAATAAAGTTGTGTTAAATACACATCCGTTTGTGGCTGCATACCTCAGCAAAGGTTTTCCATCATTACGTTCAAAATGGTTTTTTGAACATAAGAAATGGGTGAAAATCATACCTCGTGACGCTTACACGTACTTAGAATACCATTTCTATGATAAAAAAGGAAATGTTATTTCAGAATAA
- the mutY gene encoding A/G-specific adenine glycosylase, with product MDFHNILIKWYLQNKRDLPWRKTVDPYQIWLSEIMLQQTRVAQGMPYFFSFTKEFPTVKDLADASEEKVLKLWQGLGYYSRARNLHKTAQYISDELNGIFPDSYKELLKLKGVGEYTAAAIASFSYNESVPVVDGNVFRVLSRYFDIESDIALPATKKEFAALAEELMPKDNPAIFNQAIMEFGALQCVPKSPDCSICVFNESCAALQKGKVNMLPVKSKKLKVTNRYFNYLILEDVLGNTLIQKRTAKGIWHNLYEFPLLETEAIADFDLVSKKAKSEIFSGYTIISIEDYSESTLIHKLSHQHLHIQFWKIKVKEEIKNGVDSQKLKTFPFPIAIYNFIEKQ from the coding sequence ATGGATTTTCATAACATATTGATAAAATGGTATTTACAGAACAAGCGTGATTTACCGTGGCGAAAAACGGTCGATCCGTACCAAATTTGGCTCTCAGAAATTATGCTTCAGCAGACACGAGTTGCGCAAGGAATGCCCTATTTTTTTTCGTTTACTAAAGAATTTCCTACAGTAAAAGATTTAGCAGATGCTTCAGAAGAGAAAGTTTTGAAGCTTTGGCAAGGTTTGGGATATTATTCTCGTGCTCGAAATCTTCATAAAACGGCTCAATATATAAGTGATGAGTTAAATGGTATTTTTCCTGATTCTTATAAAGAACTTTTAAAACTAAAAGGAGTTGGAGAATACACAGCAGCAGCAATTGCTTCTTTTTCTTATAACGAATCGGTTCCTGTGGTAGATGGAAATGTGTTTCGAGTATTGTCGCGTTATTTTGATATTGAGTCTGATATAGCGCTTCCGGCAACCAAAAAAGAGTTTGCTGCCTTGGCTGAGGAATTAATGCCTAAAGATAATCCTGCAATTTTTAATCAGGCGATAATGGAGTTTGGTGCGTTGCAATGCGTGCCCAAAAGTCCTGATTGTTCTATTTGTGTTTTTAACGAAAGCTGCGCCGCATTGCAAAAAGGAAAAGTAAATATGCTTCCTGTAAAATCTAAAAAACTTAAAGTAACCAATCGTTACTTTAATTATTTGATTTTAGAAGATGTTTTAGGAAATACGCTAATTCAAAAAAGAACGGCAAAAGGAATCTGGCATAATTTATATGAGTTTCCTTTGTTAGAAACAGAAGCTATTGCCGATTTTGATTTGGTTTCTAAAAAAGCTAAGAGCGAAATTTTTTCAGGTTATACCATTATAAGTATAGAGGATTACAGCGAATCGACCTTGATACATAAACTTTCGCATCAGCACCTGCACATACAATTCTGGAAAATTAAAGTAAAAGAGGAAATTAAAAACGGAGTGGATTCTCAAAAATTGAAAACTTTTCCTTTTCCTATTGCGATATATAATTTTATAGAAAAGCAATAA
- a CDS encoding single-stranded DNA-binding protein produces the protein MNGTLNKVMLIGHLGDDVKMHYFDGGNCIGRFQLATNEVYINKTTNEKITSTEWHNLVVRNKAAEICEKYLSKGDKIYVEGRIKSRQWQTEDGTTKYTTEIQVTEFTFLTTKKETAYTKQNQDVESAKNTNFDAANEGLPINDLPF, from the coding sequence ATGAACGGAACATTAAATAAAGTGATGCTTATTGGCCATTTAGGCGATGATGTAAAGATGCATTATTTTGATGGAGGAAACTGCATCGGACGTTTTCAATTGGCTACCAATGAGGTGTATATCAATAAAACGACCAATGAAAAGATTACTTCGACAGAATGGCATAATTTGGTTGTGCGTAATAAAGCCGCAGAAATTTGCGAAAAATATCTTTCTAAAGGAGATAAAATTTATGTCGAAGGAAGAATAAAATCTCGTCAGTGGCAGACGGAAGATGGAACGACAAAATATACTACAGAAATTCAGGTTACAGAGTTTACTTTTCTGACTACCAAAAAAGAAACTGCATATACAAAACAAAACCAAGATGTGGAGTCAGCAAAAAATACTAACTTTGATGCTGCTAATGAAGGGCTTCCG
- the pbpC gene encoding penicillin-binding protein 1C — MKNKLKAFFQRIINWIKRNKIKSAIAFLLLLIYYFSIPRTLFKEPYSTVIESKEGELLGAKIARDGQWRFPAQDSVPDKFKKCIVYFEDEYFYKHPGFNPGAMINAFKQNRKAGKVVRGGSTLTQQVIRLSRKGKNRTYFEKIIEIILATRLELGYSKNEILEMYAAHAPFGGNVVGLEMASWRYFGVQSNQLSWAENAVLAVLPNAPSLIYPGKNQIKLFNKRNRLLLKLYQEGIIDKQTYELSIEEPLPQKPYDLPQIAPHLLQRVAKNEEGTRVKTTIDYALQNRVNQIARYYYNQYKQNEVHNLAILVIDVHNRNVMSYVGNSPADSNHQKDVDIIDAPRSTGSILKPLLYGAMLDDGELLPNTLVADIPTQISGYTPQNFNLTFDGAVPAHRALSRSLNIPAVLMLQEFTVNKFYEELQKFKLKNINKTPDHYGLSLILGGAESNLWDLCRTYANLSSTINYYTKNKNKYRTNEFTKLNYKNDFKPDFGSETYQKNILGAGSIWLTYNAMEEVNRPEGDEAWKFYDSSLKIAWKTGTSFGNRDAWAIGTNSKYVVGIWVGNATGEGRPTLTGVTSAAPILFDVFNLLPRQRWFDTPYNDLAEVEVCRLSGYLAKDNCPKIKQWVTKKGKSTKVCPYHRTIHLDKTEQFQVNSSCESIDNIVTKNWFVLPPVMAWYYKSQHIEYLSLPPFKEGCEGTQATTMDFIYPKANSKIYLTKDFNSNVQPVILKVAYSERDKELFWYVDDVYKATTKTFHELPITPTTGTHYITVVDASGNEIRRRIEIVRE, encoded by the coding sequence TTGAAAAATAAATTAAAAGCGTTTTTCCAGCGCATAATAAATTGGATAAAAAGAAACAAAATAAAATCAGCAATTGCATTTCTGCTCTTGCTGATTTACTATTTTTCAATACCTCGAACTTTGTTCAAAGAACCATATTCTACCGTTATAGAAAGCAAAGAAGGAGAACTTCTCGGGGCTAAAATTGCCCGAGATGGACAATGGCGTTTCCCTGCGCAAGACAGCGTTCCTGATAAATTCAAGAAATGTATTGTTTATTTTGAAGACGAATATTTTTATAAACATCCCGGTTTTAATCCCGGTGCAATGATTAATGCTTTTAAACAAAACAGAAAAGCAGGAAAAGTTGTCAGAGGCGGAAGTACGCTGACTCAGCAAGTCATTCGATTATCCCGAAAAGGAAAAAACAGAACCTATTTCGAAAAAATAATAGAAATTATTCTAGCAACTAGATTGGAGTTAGGATATTCTAAAAATGAAATTCTCGAAATGTATGCAGCGCATGCGCCATTTGGAGGAAATGTCGTAGGATTAGAAATGGCTTCATGGCGTTATTTCGGAGTGCAGTCTAATCAGTTGTCTTGGGCAGAAAATGCAGTTTTAGCAGTTTTGCCGAATGCACCAAGTCTAATTTATCCTGGAAAAAATCAAATCAAATTATTCAACAAACGAAACCGACTTTTATTAAAACTGTATCAGGAAGGTATTATCGATAAACAGACGTACGAACTTTCGATAGAAGAACCTTTGCCTCAAAAGCCATATGATCTTCCTCAAATTGCACCTCATTTGTTGCAAAGAGTAGCTAAAAACGAAGAGGGAACGAGAGTAAAAACGACGATTGATTATGCTTTGCAAAATAGGGTCAATCAAATCGCGAGATATTATTACAATCAGTACAAGCAGAATGAAGTTCATAATTTAGCTATTTTAGTAATCGATGTTCATAATAGAAACGTAATGAGCTATGTTGGGAATTCTCCGGCAGATTCGAATCATCAAAAAGATGTTGATATTATTGATGCGCCAAGAAGTACTGGAAGTATCTTAAAACCGCTTTTATATGGCGCAATGCTCGATGATGGCGAATTGTTGCCGAATACTTTAGTTGCTGACATTCCAACACAAATTTCAGGATATACACCTCAGAATTTTAATTTAACTTTTGATGGAGCTGTGCCTGCACATCGCGCTTTATCACGTTCGTTGAATATTCCTGCGGTTTTGATGCTTCAGGAATTTACTGTAAACAAGTTTTATGAAGAATTACAGAAATTCAAATTAAAAAACATCAATAAAACTCCTGATCATTATGGTTTGTCGCTGATTTTGGGAGGTGCTGAAAGTAATTTGTGGGATTTATGTCGAACATATGCAAATCTTTCATCAACGATCAATTATTATACTAAAAATAAGAACAAGTATCGAACTAATGAATTTACCAAACTTAACTATAAAAACGATTTTAAGCCCGATTTTGGATCAGAAACCTATCAGAAGAATATTTTGGGCGCTGGATCAATTTGGTTAACGTATAATGCAATGGAAGAAGTCAATAGACCAGAAGGAGATGAAGCTTGGAAGTTTTATGACAGTTCTCTTAAAATTGCATGGAAAACAGGAACGAGCTTTGGGAATCGTGACGCTTGGGCTATTGGAACCAATTCAAAATATGTGGTCGGAATTTGGGTGGGAAATGCGACGGGAGAAGGAAGACCAACCTTAACAGGAGTAACCAGCGCAGCACCAATTTTATTTGACGTTTTTAATTTACTGCCAAGACAACGATGGTTTGATACGCCGTATAATGATTTAGCTGAAGTTGAGGTTTGCCGTCTAAGCGGTTATTTGGCAAAAGACAACTGTCCGAAAATCAAACAATGGGTTACTAAAAAAGGTAAATCGACCAAGGTCTGCCCATATCACAGAACAATTCATTTAGATAAAACAGAGCAGTTTCAGGTAAATAGCAGCTGCGAGAGTATCGATAATATTGTAACTAAAAACTGGTTTGTACTGCCTCCTGTTATGGCTTGGTATTATAAAAGCCAGCATATTGAATATTTGTCGTTACCGCCATTTAAAGAAGGATGCGAAGGAACACAAGCCACTACAATGGACTTTATTTATCCGAAAGCGAATAGTAAAATCTATTTGACAAAGGACTTTAACAGCAACGTACAGCCCGTAATTTTGAAAGTAGCGTATTCTGAAAGGGATAAAGAATTGTTTTGGTATGTTGATGATGTTTATAAAGCCACAACCAAAACATTTCACGAATTGCCTATTACACCCACAACAGGAACGCATTACATTACGGTTGTGGATGCTTCTGGGAATGAAATAAGAAGGAGAATTGAAATTGTGAGGGAGTAG
- a CDS encoding HU family DNA-binding protein: MTKADIVAKISEKLGLEKGDVQATVETFMEEVKTSLETGDNVYLRGFGSFIVKTRAEKTGRNISKNTTIKIPAHNIPAFKPAKVFVEGVKTNNEAK, translated from the coding sequence ATGACGAAAGCAGATATCGTAGCGAAGATTTCAGAGAAACTAGGTCTTGAAAAAGGAGACGTTCAAGCAACAGTAGAAACTTTTATGGAAGAAGTTAAGACTTCTTTAGAAACTGGAGACAATGTATACCTTAGAGGTTTCGGTAGTTTTATCGTTAAAACTAGAGCTGAAAAAACTGGAAGAAACATTTCTAAAAACACTACTATTAAAATTCCAGCACACAACATTCCTGCGTTTAAACCTGCAAAAGTTTTTGTAGAAGGGGTTAAAACAAACAACGAAGCAAAATAA